Part of the Desulfovibrio litoralis DSM 11393 genome, ATATCCGTACACAAGCTATCGAGGCTTGTCCTTTTTTAAGTGGTTTAGAAATTATTGATGGTGCTACCCCTTTAACCTTAAGAGATTATATGCACACTCCAAACGGCAGTTTATACGGGGTTGCACATTCTTTACGACAATTTTCACCCGCACCGGTTACCAGATTGCCGGGAGTATGGATTGCCGGGCAGTCTGTGGTTGCTCCCGGAGTTTTGGGAGCGATGATTTCTGCTTTTTTAGTGTGCGGATATATGATGAAGACTGATAATTTACTACAGGAAGTAACTACATGTGTGTAAAACGCGTAGTAATCACCGGATCAGGCGTTGTTTCTCCTTTTGGTGTTGGAGTTAAACAACTGAATGACGGTTTGAGACAGGGGAAAAGTGCTATACGTCGTATTTCTGAGTTGGAACAGATCAAAGGTGTGAATACTGCCGTTGCCGGAATTGTTGAACACTTTGACAGTTCGGCTATATCGAGAAATTTACGCAGGGCTATGTCAAAAGCGGCTCAATTTGCATGGTTAGCGGCTCAAGAAGCTATTGTTTCCGCAGGTTTGGAACTACCTTTAAATAATAAGTCAATAGGTTTAATTACAGGTACGACAACGACAAGCGTAGAGAATATGGAACAATTTTTTTGCGATTATTTAAAGAGCCATAGCGTGGAACAAGTTACGGCTATGTTGTTTTTTCGTACTATGGGACATTCAGTCTCTGTGAACTTAGCACACGGACTTGGTATTTGTGGAAGGGTTTTATCTCTTTCGGCGGCTTGTTCAACGGGGTTGCAGGCTATCGGAACAGGCTATGAAATGATTAAAAACGGTGAACAGAAAATTATGTTGTGTGGAGGTGCGGAAGAGTATCACCCTTTAACCTCTGCAACTTTTAGTATTATGAATGCTGCCTCTGAAAAATACAATACAAGTCCTGAAAAAACTCCTCGCCCTTTTGACCTTAATCGTGATGGAATTGTTTGTGCTGAAGGTGCCGGAATAGTTATATTGGAAGATTTAGAGTCGGCACAAAAACGCAACGCACCGATTTTGGCGGAAATAGTCGGTTTTGCTACGAATACAGATTCAGAAAATCTTGCGTCTTCTTCGCCTGAATCTATAATTGACTGTATGCGATCAGCTCTGGAAAATGCGAGACTTTCCGTAAAAGATATAAGTTATCTAAATGCACATGCAACAGGAACTCTTCAAGGTGATTCCGCTGAATTTGAAGCTATTAACC contains:
- a CDS encoding beta-ketoacyl-[acyl-carrier-protein] synthase family protein, producing the protein MCVKRVVITGSGVVSPFGVGVKQLNDGLRQGKSAIRRISELEQIKGVNTAVAGIVEHFDSSAISRNLRRAMSKAAQFAWLAAQEAIVSAGLELPLNNKSIGLITGTTTTSVENMEQFFCDYLKSHSVEQVTAMLFFRTMGHSVSVNLAHGLGICGRVLSLSAACSTGLQAIGTGYEMIKNGEQKIMLCGGAEEYHPLTSATFSIMNAASEKYNTSPEKTPRPFDLNRDGIVCAEGAGIVILEDLESAQKRNAPILAEIVGFATNTDSENLASSSPESIIDCMRSALENARLSVKDISYLNAHATGTLQGDSAEFEAINHLFYDTDLFVSSLKGHLGHTMAASGAIEISACLDMLERQCLIATKNLDHPEKSCQTTKVRLLQQNTPQKVSYIMKNSFALGGINCCLIIKEYHD